From Micropterus dolomieu isolate WLL.071019.BEF.003 ecotype Adirondacks linkage group LG21, ASM2129224v1, whole genome shotgun sequence:
GCCTTTTTTGCTACACATTTTCCTATGGTGTAGAAGCAAGACAGCATATTACACATTATCAACTGCAAACAAAGTGGATTTCTACCGAATTTCAGTTGTCTTGCTACGCACCTTATGGTCTTATCCTCAGAGGTCTGGACTACAGCGGAGCTGCCTGGCACCCAACACACATGAGTAACCTggacagagaagagaggaaagcgGAAAAGTTAAAAGCCTGCAGGGCGTGAACTCAGAATGGCTTATTGATTTGATTCTTTTTCTTACATACACACTATCTTTATTACCAGGTTTCTGGAAAtgttgtgtctctgttcacATTTAGAGGATTCTATATCCCACAGGCACATCCAGTTGTCACGAGAACCGGTGCACAGCTTTCTCCCATCTACAAACCACAATAAAAACAGTTCCATAGATTCAGTGCCGATCAATAATGTGAAATCCAAAAACCCGAAATGCAAAAGCCTCTGAAGCTACTATACATGATTTCTTAATAATTAAAACTTCTTATATAATAAACATATAGTCCAAAGTTAATAATCGATAAAATATTATTAGATAATATTCTTCCCCGCTTGCATTCAGGACTTGTGGCAGGCTGATATATTACTAATCCACCATAGCAGCATTTCACCTGACCAACACCTGAGACAATTCAGAGATATCCCCTCCAGCCATCACTTTCCAGCTTGTTGAGAAGTCTCTGTCATGTCTCAAGTCAGATCTACACTCAGGAGGCCTGAGCGTGAACATTCTTACCAACACTGTTTAAGTATGTTTGGAATTGTCTTCCAACAGCTACACATAGAGTATGGTTTTTATATTACTTTTGTATATTTACTGCTGCAATGACTGGAGGAATATTTAACTGTCAGAAAATTATCTGTTCCCAAACCAACAGTACAAGGAATTGAGAAAGTGATAGTAAATTGTTTCgggattaaaaaaatatatctgtGCAGAAATATAACAGTATACATTTGGTATAATAACCTTGAGTTTTATCTTGCATTGTGACATACTTGCAGATTAGAATACAGCAGTTTACTTATTAGCGAGGAGTctcattgtgtctgtgtttgcgCACCAGGGCTGATTGCTAGTCCATTGACCACCAACTCGTGCCCACAAAATTCTTGAATAGGTTCGTCCCCCTGGTTTAGGTCCCACATCAGAACCGTCTTATCCCGTGAGGCACTAAAGATCCATGTACTTCCCGGATAACACATCACCTGGCAGATAGATGGAGGCAGAATtaagagcagtcgagaccagaGGATACGTATATGTGAAATGTTTAACAGCCCTGAACAGTGCCACAATGTCATCAGTGCGCACACACAGTATTGACGTTACCTTGGTAACTTCTCGGTTGTGACCCTGGAAGGACTGACACATTCGGCCTTGTTTCCAGTCATACACCACCACAGCctgtacacacatgcaaacacatgcgcacacaaTAATCACTACATGTTTAAAGGTTTTTCACACAATTTAACATTCTTATTTCAGTTGTTCAGAGATTTTCCGGTTTTATATGGCCCATCAGACTTGTTTTTACTGTCTAAACGAATATGTAAATTATAATTTCCGTCTTTTACATTGGTTCATTTATCACTTGAACTTCTACAAAACCAGAGAAAAACATCAGCAAATTAATACTGTGAATACATTTCTATTATTTTGAAGTGATCAGCTGCTAGTGCAGTGATTTGATTACCTGGTCAGTCCCACCAGAAACACACAGCTCTGGGCTGAGATTGGTGACAGTGTTTATGGACCCTTGATGAGCAGGTTCATACTGCACCACCTGACTGTCAAAATGATCAGCCTTCTCCCCTGGAGACTCCCTGAATACAAAAAACAccattagtttaaaaaaaaaaaaagaagaagaaaaaaacgtacaaagaaagaaaatcacaaaTTAAACATACTCTCACAACTATTTGCAATGAATGTTGGTGAGGATAACTGCTTTTCATATCTAACTCTGTATTATTCTCATATTATGTTCCTTTACAGACTGCACTGTTAAACTCTTCTGTTTTGAGATGAAAACAATCTACATACAAAGTTAATATCCTACAGTGTACATACTAGAATCATCTTTGCACATCAtgtgatatacagtatctgACAAATGTGAGTATACCCCtgacatatttgtaaatatttgattatattatgttattatattatttcatgtgacaacactgaagtaATGACACTttgttacaatgtaaagtagtgagtgtacagcttgtacaacagtgtaaatttggtgtcccctcaaaataacacatcacacacccattaatgtctaaaccgctggcaacaaaagtgagtacaccatCTAACCACAATTAacaatctggtttcttcaactttcaccctggagcaaaaatcagcctttaaacttgaaagaaataatgatttgacatttattgtgataattatcaatatcgaacattatggcatttttttttatcaagataacatttttggccatattgcccaatTCCATGAAGTCATGTCTCACCTGTAGATGTCAGACCTCTTGCGAAACTTGCTCTGTAGTTTGCCCATTTCTGCTAGGAACCTGCAGCCACACTGACACACCAGAGAGAAAAGTTGCTTAACTTGGATAAAAATCACAGTTGCATCCATTAATGTCTATCCTTCCTTTTAGTGAGTAGTGATTGTAAACACCGTGAGTGACTATAGTATGGTGTGCACAACTGCCATAATTTTCCAATTCGAGAAAACGCAGCAACTTCTCTCATCCAGATTAAGCATTTATTTCTAAACATAGGCCAGttgtgacttaaaaaaaaataataataaagtcatttcatttcaaaagctcagtaaattaaattatatttcataaCAGCAATAATCACAATAAGCACATAGTGACACACTGAATGGAAGTATATCATTGCCATAAAATACACTCAGGTCATTGGCTGAAATCCTAAATACCTAAAATTGAAACTTTACTGCTTTAATGCAGTAGCATTACATTATTAGGATCACCTACAGCTTATTCAACTCACTTATGTTATACTCTTTCCTCAGATTTGCGGGTTTGACATTAACATTGACATTAATATCTCCAATGTGGCTGACCGGATTTTAACCCTTCAAACTGCAGTTTAAAAGTCCATCTCCCTAAAAGGCAGGGTATGCGATTCCAATCCAATACACGTGTTGTTGTGAAATTTGGTGAAAAtaaatctggtgtttgtacacGGCCCATGCTCTGtaaat
This genomic window contains:
- the wdr31 gene encoding WD repeat-containing protein 31, translating into MGKLQSKFRKRSDIYRESPGEKADHFDSQVVQYEPAHQGSINTVTNLSPELCVSGGTDQAVVVYDWKQGRMCQSFQGHNREVTKVMCYPGSTWIFSASRDKTVLMWDLNQGDEPIQEFCGHELVVNGLAISPDGRKLCTGSRDNWMCLWDIESSKCEQRHNISRNLVTHVCWVPGSSAVVQTSEDKTIRVWDSRAWQVTNTFPAKQYIQTHCDVSPNGNYLVSSSNGFGGQGCEATLWDLRQPGCKVVEYRGHLQTTACCMFLPVPPSGTAWVATSSHDGSVKIWDQNTAVCLGTLSLDAAGPLVSLAPSDSNNLLCASFNSGLHHIQVDQGSNQAQGSGAGSGGAGGLDIKVLARF